TACAAGACAAATATTTCGAAACGCTTTAATGGCATTAAATGGGAGAACCTTGCACCGATGGTAAACCGTCATTCTGAAGCAGCTGTTGCTTCAATAGAAGGtaaatgtgatttctatgttctACATTTGTAATAAAGTGTTTATGAATACAGGTGAAATATTTGTCTTCGGTGGATTGTCAGACGTGCAAGGGAATGTGGTATATTTTGCAAATACCATTATCAAATATAATCCCATCAACAATACTTGGGTTAAAGTTGGACGTCCAAATTCATTTCAAACAAAGGCATCTGCAGTTGGGGTTGGAGGTTAGgggtgtttttattatatacttgagtgaatgaatgtaacttatttagtcTCGCATGTTGGGTAAAGGACAATCGTTAAACACAAatggtaactttgtgggtgattattttttagggatttttatgcatggcttaagatttagacaacccgttagtgaccactgttggagcaattgccgttaggtgtcttgcccaaagacacatacaccctaCAAATGTAGCAGTGTCTCATGAAGCCAGAATCAAtaggttacaggcaggcgcgcaaGCCATTGTGCCACGGCGTCAGacgattcattcattcattatactTGATATGTATATCAGGTGTACAAATTCTATAGTCTTACATGTGTAAGGTTTGTTTCACCTCAAATGAGAAACacataatttttacttttattcaaattataaaagcgtTTATGCCTTTGATTTTTCAGATGTTGCATATCTTTGTGGAGGTTATGAACAGGGTAATGGTGGACAAAGAAATACTACAACAGGTTTACTTGTTTAGAAATACCAATGGTAGTAAATAGTGCAGGATATTCTTTTTTCAGTTTGTGCAAAAGTTGAAGTGTATGACTCTGTAAGTAAGACATGGAAAGCAGGAAACAACATGTTGGAAGGAAGAGCTTCGTGTGCTGTTGTGCATTTtgatggaaaaatatttgtgtttggtAACTTGGTCATTGTGTTATTTAATTCAGAGTTGTATTATGTAAGGACTAGTTCTGTTCTAAATTTAAAgaagttatattttcaatataaCGGTTGTTAAAATGACAAGAAGTTATCTCCATTAAACTGATAAATTAATTCAAGGAAAAACTGCCAGGTGGATATGGTTCAAACAACACTCTATTAACAAGTGGTGAATTCATGAACATTGCTGATGGAGTATGGACGAtgttaacaaacaacattccTTTTCAACTTGGTGAAGTTTCTGCTTGTTGTGTTGGTCACCATGTTGCAATGTATGGAAGGTGGGATGTGCAGTTTTGGATAACACaatgtttaacattatattatgaacaaatttaatttgaagGTTTTATGAGATAATCTAtttcaataataatattaaagtattttaagcaattaatcCAAATATAATCTCACCAGTTCCAAACCTGGACATATTGTATTGTACAACACAAACAATGATGAATGGAAAATTTTTGTGGAAGAAGGACAGAATTTGTTCAATGGAAGAGGATGCTTGatggcaaaataaaaacagcccAATTTATAAATTCGTATCCAATTATACCAGCACTATTTTGGTATGatgttgcattttaaatttaaatcttcTTTACTTGGGGATACTAACTTACTAAGTTAAAGGGCGATaccaatgaaaaatttaaatttatatggATTTTATACGGATGCCGCTTGCTATCCAAATTTCTGTGACtgaatttcaaaaatattttccaaacattaaattgttattatatcagtaatGTATGTTTGAATTGCCCATAAGGTATAAACTATTGAGTTAAAAACAAGCCTTCCAAAGTTTGGCATTATATTCCTACAAAACTAAGTGGGACACAAAGttgaaagtttttatattaatattattctaccatggaaaaaatgttgttgGCCTTTGAGTAAGATCGAATTTTACTTCCCGACAACAGTAATCATCTTTTCTGCGCACTGTGTTTGACCGTGAGAATAATTTTGAAcaatattgaaacatttttttttcgtctATTATTAAATGGTTCAGTAGCGTAAATAAGATTTAGGAagaagtcccatcttaccacaagTCCTgccttaccccactctactgtacataaacttatatttggtattttttagttatatatttttcttaggtatgtttttgtgtacttatatttactaataaatttaacatggCTTAAGCAACATGATGTAACATGGATGAAGATCTAATATGTGTTGTATACATTAAGAAAACTTAAATTGCTCACATTATACCGAACATATAAACTGTAAactataacatttatattcacGTACATGTATTGTTTATGTAGAAGTCGCCGTTTTATATctttatgttgttttctttacaaacagaatttttaaacctaaGTAACTCTGCTTTAATTATATTCCACCAAAGCACAGCATCCTTCTTCAGTTCAACTGTAAGCTTTGCTCTTTCCACAAGCTTGCTCACTTTTTAAAGCATGCTAACAAGTGTTATTAAATGTGTTCTCAAGTTCACCATATGCTATACAACCCACGCGTAAATGCTTTCGGCTGTGTAGTTGGTATGCATTATTGGATGACTCCATTGATCAAAACATCACAGTATACACTAAGCCGACTAGTGGATTACTATTATTTGTCTGATTTGTAATCGAGTATGACATTTACAATAAAGTAAAAGCTTCGGACTGATTTTGTTGCAATCTTTATTAGGGAGCTTATTTGCGGCttcatatagtaggtggggtcAGTTAGGACCCGGGGTAAGTTAGGAACTCGACTCCGGTTTACTCTGGNNNNNNNNNNNNNNNNNNNNNNNNNNNNNNNNNNNNNNNNNNNNNNNNNNTAAATAGTGCTGgatattctttttttagtttgtgcAAAAGTTGAAGTGTATGACTCTGTAAGTAAGACATGGAAAGCAGGAAACAACATGTTGGAAGGAAGAGCTTCGTGTGCTGTTGTGCATTTtgatggaaaaatatttgtttttggtaACTTGGTCATTGTGTTATTTAATTCAGTGTTATATTACGTAAAGACTTGgtctgttttaaattaaaggaGTTATATTTTCAACATAACGGTTGTTAAAATGACAagaagttgaatgaatgaatgaatgaataaatgttatCTCTATTATACTGATAAATTAATTCATGAGAAAATTGCCAGGTGGATATGGTTCAAACAACACTCTATTAACAAGTGGTGAATTCATGAACATTGCTGATGGAGTTTGGACGAtgttaacaaacaacattccTTTTCAACTTGGTGAAGTTTCTGCTTGTTGTGTTGATGACCACATTGCAATGTATGGAAGGTGGGATGTGCAGTTTTGGATAAcacaatgtttaaacattatatctttgtacaagtttaatttgaaagttttatGAGATAATCTAttgcaataataataataataatgtattttaagcaattaattCAAATGTAATCATACCAGTTCCAAACCTGGGCATATTGCACTGTACAACACAAACAATGATGAATGGAAAACTTTTGTGGAAGAAAGACAGAATTTGTTCAATGGAAGAGGATGCTTGatggcaaaataaaaacagcccAATTTATAAATTCGTATCCAATTATACCAGCACTATTTTGGTATGatgttgcattttaaatttaaatcttcTTTACTTGGGGATACTAACTTACTAAGTTAAAGGGCGATaccaatgaaaaatttaaatttatatggATTTTATACGGATGCCGCTTGCTATCCAAATTTCTGTGACtgaatttcaaaaatattttccaaacattaaattgttattatatcagtaatGTATGTTTGAATTGCCCATAAGGTATAAACTATTGAGTTAAAAACAAGCCTTCCAAAGTTTGGCATTATATTCCTACAAAACTAAGTGGGACACAAAGttgaaagtttttatattaatattattctaccatggaaaaaatgttgttgGCCTTTGAGTAAGATCGAATTTTACTTCCCGACAACAGTAATCATCTTTTCTGCGCACTGTGTTTGACCGTGAGAATAATTTTGAAcaatattgaaacatttttttttcgtctATTATTAAATGGTTCAGTAGCGTAAATAAGATTTAGGAagaagtcccatcttaccacaagTCCTGCCTTACCCCACTCAACTGTACATAAACTtatatttggtattttttagttatatatttttcttaggtatgtttttgtgtacttatatttactaataaatttaacatggCTTAAGCAACATGATGTAACATGGATGAAGATCTAATATGTGTTGTATACATTAAGAAAACTTAAATTGCTCACATTATACCGAACATATAAACTGTAAactataacatttatattcacGTACATGTATTGTTTATGTAGAAGTCGCCGTTTTATATctttatgttgttttctttacaaacagaatttttaaacctaaGTAACTCTGCTTTAATTATATTCCACCAAAGCACAGCATCCTTCTTCAGTTCAACTGTAAGCTTTGCTCTTTCCACAAGCTTGCTCACTTTTTAAAGCATGCTAACAAGTGTTATTAAATGTGTTCTCAAGTTCACCATATGCTATACAACCCACGCGTAAATGCTTTCGGCTGTGTAGTTGGTATGCATTATTGGATGACTCCATTGATCAAAACATCACAGTATACACTAAGCCGACTAGTGGATTACTATTATTTGTCTGATTTGTAATCGAGTATGACATTTACAATAAAGTAAAAGCTTCGAACTGATTTTGTTGCAATCTTTATTAGGGAGCTTATTTGCGGCttcatatagtaggtggggtcAGTTAGGACCCGGGGTAAGTTAGGAACTCGACTCCGGTTTACTCCGGTCTGACAAAGCTTCATGTAAACTATTCTTctacatttttctttttcagtCCATGCACGTACTTTCGTTGTCATAACGATGATTAATATTCGTGTTTTACGGAAATCAGTAATGGGAAAACGATAGTTTTGCCTCTtgtgtttactttatattatcaTGTGATCTGTGTTAATCATTATGGTTGAGTTAATGTTTGTACAGAGGTATACCATTGCGTGTTTGCTCACTGATGGTATTAATAAACTACTAATTTTTATGTCGCTTAATAGGTTTCAACAACTCCTGACATGTACAGCAGTCAAATAAAAGGGAACAGAGgaaaattaaaccaaagttaaagttataaaatatataccttattatgtgttattttttgtattgaaCATAGCTGCATATCAGCTAAGGCTTAGTCACGTACCAGGAAGACATAATGGATATCTTAAAAAAGGGGTGAAAATTACCTTTGTTATGACAAGAAAAAGTGCTGACCCAGCGAAAGCTAGTATGTAGCTATGTtcaatcaataaaataaaacaaataataaagtatatgtttttacaattttccatatacatttttaaatacaaattgttGCAGTTCAAATTGAATAAGAAAGCTTAATTGGGAACAGATCTACACATGAAAATGTCTTCATCTAAGTTTCTAAGCTGTGATGGACATTTTGACTTCATCATGGACATGCTTGTCAAGTAAAATACATCTGGCTAGCTTCTTAATATTGGTATCATTGTGGGTGGGtgtatctttgggcaagatacttgaCAGTAATTGCTTTAAATCGATTGTCtatttttacccacaaattTCGGCCACTTGTACacaagcacaaggtgtataaaacaaacactcgTATTATAGCAAATATCTTTGCCTCGTCATGCAAGGATACGTAAGTGACACTTAAATATTCACTTATAAGTTgtcatttattatttctagGCAACGAAGCAATAGacgttattgtgatgtcacattgGTAGCCGAAGGTCAAAAATTTCCTGCACATCGAGCAATTTTAGCTGCAAGTAGCAAATATTTTGACACTATGTTTAGTAGTCAGGTAAGAATCATGTCCACAGTAACCTATTATACCAATGATCTTGTTACTGTAATCAACTCATAGTTAGCAGAAAATTTAGTGTAAATTTGCTGAACTATAAAAAGTAACCCCTTTATCAAGTTTTGTTTGCATTATAGATGAAAGAGGAATTTGAAAGAGTGATCAAAATAAAAGAAGTAACAAAAGTTGCAATGGAGCAAGTGATCACTTTCATTTATacgaacaaaattttattatcaGAGGAAAATATTGATGAAGTTTTGCATGCAGCTTCACTGATGCAAGTACAAGGTGATATTTGACATAATTTTCTTGGTAAGGGAATAAACGATTTTCATNNNNNNNNNNNNNNNNNNNNNNNNNNNNNNNNNNNNNNNNNNNNNNNNNNNNNNNNNNNNNNNNNNNNNNNNNNNNNNNNNNNNNNNNNNNNNNNNNNNNNNNNNNNNNNNNNNNNNNNNNNNNNTAAGGATCCCTGNAAACGAAAGAGTGTGTGAATTACATGTATCAGTTGGATATACATTTATCAATAAGCTACAAAGTAGTTTGTAAACCCATCATTTTAAGAAAAAGACAACAGACATATAACATAATACACAGTACTGACATTATACATAGTGCTGGACTGctaaatcaaaacaacaaactaaTCATTGCTTTACTGCaaacaaatgtaatattataccacaatgtgtgtgttttgtgtacatatatatataatcaaaGCAGTTATCATTTACTTTCAATGCCTTTTAAAGCAGattctgttttacttttgtgcATGAAATGcacttttgttgttttcatggatttctgttttgttctacttttcaataaaactaaaaacaaagaacttgtGCTATATTACAAATTGATTCAGCAGGCAAAAGTGatttcaaattataacatgacTGGGTGGTAAATTAGAGAAAAAAGTGTGTGGACTGGCATCTGTTGTGTagattattatatatatatttatatgtgtgtttgtattatatgtataatattacattgtaaaaaatagattttattaccaaattagTGTTTATGGTGCTTTCGactacttttgtttttagcaGTAGAAATTCTAAATTCAAAATCACTCATAATTatgtgaaaatattaaataaaatgtattgcGTACATACGGGGAGGTAAATATATTCGATTTCAACGCTTAAAAAAAACGAGGTAAATGGCAATGTGAACACAAATCTACTCTGGCCAAAAATTGCCTCTTTTTTGGCCTGGCCTAGTTTGGAAAAGACTCTTTTTCGTTTGGCCATGTGAACGGGCTAAATATGTGTATCAGGTGTACAAATTCTATAGTCTTACGTGTGTAAGGTTTGTTTCaccttaaataaaaaacacacaatttttgctttttattcaaactataaaaatatttattttttatgatttttcagATGTTGCATATCTTTGTGGAGGTTATGAACAGGTTCATGGTGGACAAAAAAATACTACAACAggtttacttgtttaaaaataccaataGTAGTAAATAGTGCTGGATACTCTTTTTTCAGTTTGTGCAAAAGTTGAAGTGTATGACTCTGTAAGTAAGACATCGACAGTAAGAAACAACATGTTGGAAGGAAGAGCTTCGTGTGCTGTTGTGCATTTtgatggaaaaatatttgtgtttggtAACTTGGtcaatatgttattttaattcagtGTAGTATTATGTAAGAACTAGTTCTGTCTGAATTACAGGAGTTATATTTTCAACATAACGGTTGTTAAAATGACAAGAAGTTATCTCCATTAAACTGATAAATTAATTCAAGATAAAACTGCCAGGTGGATATGGTTCAAACCACACTCTATTAACAAGTGGTGAATTCATGAACATTGCTGATGGAGTTTGGACGAtgttaacaaacaacattccTTTTCAACTTGGTGAAGTTTCTGCTTGTTGTGTTGATGACCACATTGCAATGTGTGGAAGGTGGGATGTGCAGTTTTGGataacacaatatttaaacattatatctttgtacaagtttaatttgaaagttttatGAGATAATCTAttgcaataataataaaaatgtattttaagcaattaattCAAATGTAATCATACCAGTTCCAAACCTGGACATATTGCACTGTACAACACAAACAATGGTGAATGGAGAACTTTTGTGGAAGAAGGACAGAATTTGTTCAATGGAAGAGGATGCTTGATGGCAAAATAAAAACGGCCCAATTTCTAAATTTGTATCCAATTATACcaacattgttttgttataatgttttattaaatcttttttatttgggTATACTAACTACAaagagatgctcaaatgtgatttaaactaaacatattCAGCTGTTcgtgttaaaaattaattttgaatgTGCTGAATCTATTTTGGTTGAAACCGCTTTTTAGTTGACGccaagaaatatatttaaacatacattttttgtgATTCACAAGAAGTCGGGATAAATTGGTACACAATTCTctgtttatttggtttaatacatgaatttattataaggaacacttaaaaattaatcgaaataatattgtacgctttaaaaattagttataAAGCGACCAGAAGGTTAACttgtgtaagtttacaattcTGGTGTCAGAGTTATACAAAGTTtcgtgttctgttttataaaaactagtTTCACCTCAACATAGTGAACTATTTGTTGTAATTGAATTTTTACATGtgataatgttaaatatataatatggcTTTTTTAAACTAAGATTTTCCTAACATATTcttaattgaataaatatagtaATCCCCAAAAGTATAATTTTGACATA
This DNA window, taken from Ciona intestinalis unplaced genomic scaffold, KH HT000138.1, whole genome shotgun sequence, encodes the following:
- the LOC108950396 gene encoding kelch-like protein 12, which encodes MKMSSSKFLSCDGHFDFIMDMLVKQRSNRRYCDVTLVAEGQKFPAHRAILAASSKYFDTMFSSQMKEEFERVIKIKEVTKVAMEQVITFIYTNKILLSEENIDEVLHAASLMQVQGDI
- the LOC113475181 gene encoding uncharacterized protein LOC113475181, coding for MLEGRASCAVVHFDGKIFVFGGYGSNNTLLTSGEFMNIADGVWTMLTNNIPFQLGEVSACCVDDHIAMYGSSKPGHIALYNTNNDEWKTFVEERQNLFNGRGCLMAK